A portion of the Streptomyces sp. NBC_00376 genome contains these proteins:
- a CDS encoding GNAT family N-acetyltransferase, translating to MERTASSSVRIEAWSDADLELLRRANAPELMDHLGGPETEEQLIARHERYVELSADRTGRGRMFRIALTDGAGAVGTIGFWERTWQGQEVYETGWAVLPEFQGLGIATAATTAVAEQARAEHKHRFLHAYPSVGNGASNAVCRKAGFTLLGECDFEYPPGHVLLTNDWRLDLENV from the coding sequence ATGGAACGCACCGCTTCGTCGTCCGTACGGATCGAGGCCTGGTCGGATGCCGACCTGGAGCTGCTCCGCCGTGCCAACGCGCCCGAGTTGATGGACCACTTGGGCGGCCCCGAGACGGAGGAACAGCTCATAGCGCGTCACGAGCGCTACGTGGAGCTGAGCGCGGACCGCACGGGCCGGGGCAGGATGTTCCGCATCGCCCTGACGGACGGGGCCGGCGCCGTGGGCACGATCGGCTTCTGGGAGCGCACCTGGCAGGGCCAGGAGGTGTACGAGACGGGGTGGGCCGTCCTCCCCGAATTCCAGGGGCTGGGCATCGCCACGGCCGCGACGACGGCCGTCGCCGAACAGGCCCGCGCCGAGCACAAGCACCGTTTCCTGCACGCCTATCCGTCCGTGGGGAACGGCGCTTCGAACGCGGTGTGCCGCAAGGCGGGCTTCACCCTCCTCGGCGAATGCGACTTCGAGTACCCGCCCGGCCATGTACTGCTGACGAACGACTGGCGACTCGACCTCGAAAACGTTTGA
- a CDS encoding Mut7-C RNAse domain-containing protein — protein MNGPEIHLEVAPELRLFVAHERRRGRTAVTTDGASTLGHVVESLGIPLTEAGQILVDGRSVPVSHIPGAGELVEVRAVERPQQVPGAPLRFLLDVHLGTLARRLRLLGVDAAYESEDIGDPALAARSAQERRVLLSRDRGLLHRREIWAGAYVYSDRPEEQLRDVLERFAPRLAPWTRCTACNGPLKEADKDTVSDQLEHGTRHSYDVFAQCTECDRVYWRGAHHSHLEAIVTKALQEFAPTSADGT, from the coding sequence GTGAACGGACCGGAGATCCACCTCGAAGTCGCCCCCGAGCTGCGGCTCTTCGTCGCGCATGAACGCCGCCGGGGGCGCACGGCCGTGACCACGGACGGCGCCTCCACCCTCGGCCATGTCGTGGAATCGCTCGGCATCCCGCTCACCGAGGCCGGACAGATCCTGGTCGACGGCCGGTCCGTACCGGTCTCGCACATCCCGGGGGCCGGTGAACTGGTCGAGGTGCGTGCCGTGGAACGCCCCCAGCAGGTCCCGGGCGCGCCCTTGCGGTTCCTGCTCGACGTGCACCTCGGCACGCTCGCCCGGCGGCTGCGGCTGCTGGGGGTCGACGCGGCGTACGAGAGCGAGGACATCGGCGATCCCGCGCTGGCCGCCCGGTCGGCGCAGGAGCGGCGCGTACTGCTGTCGCGGGACCGCGGCCTGCTGCACCGGCGGGAGATCTGGGCCGGGGCGTACGTCTACAGCGACCGCCCGGAGGAGCAACTCCGCGATGTGCTGGAGCGGTTCGCCCCGCGCCTCGCGCCCTGGACCAGGTGCACCGCCTGCAACGGCCCGCTGAAGGAGGCCGACAAGGACACGGTCAGTGACCAGTTGGAACACGGCACCCGGCACTCGTACGACGTCTTCGCGCAGTGCACGGAGTGCGACCGTGTCTACTGGCGGGGCGCCCACCATTCGCATCTGGAAGCGATCGTCACGAAGGCCCTCCAGGAATTCGCGCCCACGTCGGCGGACGGTACGTAG
- a CDS encoding helix-turn-helix domain-containing protein — MAGPRRDTRGIVDAPELFAQVRFRRREPAAGLRPYVDHYWLIDWDLSQPYASHVVPHPSVNLVFQRFEQENGTALPGPAGFVEVSGIGLELFTQKLERRGRVCGVKFRPGGFRPFAPGRPVAEWTGRRLPADEVFTPPAPPSDILGPADEDARVAALDRYLLALGPEPDPQAERAMALADLVRTDRTVRRVDELARAAGLSPRSLQRLFATYVGVGPKWVILRYRIHEALERAESDPRVDWAALAAELGYSDQAHLIRDFTATVGVPPTAFAPH; from the coding sequence ATGGCCGGTCCTCGACGCGACACCCGGGGCATCGTCGACGCCCCCGAACTCTTCGCCCAGGTACGTTTCCGGCGCCGTGAACCCGCCGCCGGGCTACGGCCGTACGTCGACCACTACTGGCTCATCGACTGGGACCTGTCCCAGCCGTACGCCTCCCATGTGGTGCCGCACCCGTCGGTGAATCTGGTCTTCCAGCGGTTCGAGCAGGAGAATGGCACGGCCCTGCCCGGCCCCGCCGGTTTCGTGGAGGTCTCGGGCATCGGACTGGAGCTCTTCACACAGAAACTGGAGCGCCGGGGCCGGGTCTGCGGGGTGAAGTTCCGGCCCGGCGGATTCCGGCCGTTCGCACCGGGGAGGCCGGTAGCGGAGTGGACGGGGCGGCGGCTCCCCGCCGACGAGGTGTTCACCCCGCCCGCCCCGCCGTCCGACATCCTCGGCCCGGCGGACGAGGACGCGCGGGTGGCGGCGCTCGACCGGTACCTGCTGGCGCTCGGCCCGGAACCCGACCCGCAGGCCGAACGCGCGATGGCCCTGGCCGACCTGGTGCGCACGGACCGCACGGTGCGCCGCGTCGACGAACTCGCCCGCGCGGCGGGGCTGTCGCCACGCTCGCTCCAGCGGCTCTTCGCCACGTACGTCGGCGTCGGCCCCAAGTGGGTCATCCTCCGCTACCGCATCCACGAGGCGCTGGAGCGGGCCGAGTCGGACCCGCGGGTGGACTGGGCGGCACTCGCGGCGGAGCTCGGCTACAGCGACCAGGCCCATCTGATCAGGGACTTCACCGCCACGGTCGGCGTGCCCCCGACGGCGTTCGCACCGCACTGA
- a CDS encoding RtcB family protein — MSYVEVPGAKVPIRMWADPASVEDVAMQQLRNVATLPWIKGLAVMPDVHFGKGATVGSVIAMHGAVCPAAVGVDIGCGMSAVKTSLTANDLPGDLSGLRSRIEQAIPVGRGMHDEAVEPDRLYGFRAPGWDDFWGRFDGVADAVKFRQERATKQMGTLGSGNHFIEFCLDEAGSVWLMLHSGSRNIGKELADFHIGQAQKLPHNQDLIDRDLAVFIADTPEMAAYRNDLFWAQEYAKHNRAIMMALFQNVVRKEFKKAKVTFEPVISCHHNYVAEERYEGMDLLVTRKGAIRAGSGDFGIIPGSMGTGSYIVKGLGNEKSFNSASHGAGRKMSRNAAKRRFSTRDLEDQTRGVECRKDSGVVDEIPAAYKPIEKVIEQQRDLVEVVAKLKQIVCVKG; from the coding sequence ATGTCGTATGTAGAGGTGCCGGGGGCGAAGGTTCCCATCCGCATGTGGGCCGACCCGGCCTCGGTCGAGGACGTCGCGATGCAGCAACTGCGCAATGTTGCCACGCTGCCCTGGATCAAGGGTCTCGCCGTCATGCCGGACGTCCATTTCGGCAAGGGCGCGACGGTCGGTTCGGTGATCGCGATGCACGGCGCGGTCTGTCCGGCGGCGGTCGGCGTGGACATCGGCTGCGGAATGTCCGCGGTGAAGACCTCGTTGACGGCCAATGACCTGCCGGGCGACCTGTCCGGGCTGCGGTCGAGGATCGAGCAGGCCATTCCGGTGGGCCGGGGCATGCATGACGAGGCCGTGGAGCCCGACCGGCTGTACGGCTTCCGGGCGCCGGGCTGGGACGACTTCTGGGGACGGTTCGACGGCGTGGCCGATGCGGTCAAGTTCCGTCAGGAACGTGCCACGAAGCAGATGGGGACGCTCGGATCGGGAAACCACTTCATCGAGTTCTGTCTCGACGAGGCGGGTTCGGTCTGGCTGATGCTGCACTCCGGATCGCGGAACATCGGCAAGGAACTGGCCGACTTCCACATCGGGCAGGCGCAGAAGCTGCCGCACAATCAGGACCTGATCGACCGGGACCTGGCGGTCTTCATCGCCGACACCCCGGAGATGGCGGCGTACCGGAACGACCTGTTCTGGGCGCAGGAGTACGCGAAGCACAACCGGGCCATCATGATGGCGCTCTTCCAGAACGTCGTCCGCAAGGAGTTCAAGAAGGCCAAGGTGACCTTCGAGCCGGTCATCTCCTGCCACCACAACTACGTGGCGGAGGAGCGGTACGAGGGGATGGACCTGCTGGTCACGCGGAAGGGCGCGATCCGTGCGGGTTCCGGGGACTTCGGGATCATCCCGGGTTCGATGGGCACCGGTTCGTACATCGTGAAGGGGCTCGGGAACGAGAAGTCGTTCAACTCGGCCTCGCACGGAGCCGGCCGGAAGATGAGCCGGAACGCCGCGAAGCGGCGCTTCTCGACGCGCGACCTGGAGGATCAGACGCGGGGCGTGGAGTGCCGTAAGGACTCCGGTGTCGTGGACGAGATCCCGGCCGCGTACAAGCCGATCGAGAAGGTCATCGAGCAGCAGCGGGACCTGGTGGAGGTCGTCGCCAAGCTCAAGCAGATCGTGTGCGTGAAGGGCTGA
- a CDS encoding DUF3558 domain-containing protein, with translation MAYVTGTALLAAFVVGCSADTGTGGSAADSKSGTETVAAAAPGKYRTLPEPCRAVESSMLKDLLPGAAELTEDQQRKVYEGTASVTYDTDRRVGCRWKSEGSSSSHSLFIDFERVVSYDPAVSDDDRAREVYTKKETAAGLSSPSATPDATESAESTEGGDGKGEKKQTPPADSDEASGETSDDTSGDASESTSHALTGPTPEGKSTDDENTDDGAGAPDESLQPRILDDLGDSAFLDDLLTRAGSTAQHRTVKVVFRTSNVIVTVEYTEQPAVSTAVPDSKELQEKAQALARKLVDEFSE, from the coding sequence ATGGCCTACGTCACCGGCACCGCGCTACTGGCAGCGTTCGTCGTCGGCTGCAGCGCCGACACCGGAACCGGTGGTTCCGCAGCCGACAGCAAGTCCGGCACGGAAACCGTCGCCGCCGCGGCCCCCGGCAAGTACCGCACTCTTCCCGAGCCGTGCCGCGCCGTCGAGTCATCGATGCTGAAGGACCTGCTCCCGGGCGCCGCCGAACTCACCGAGGACCAGCAGAGAAAGGTGTACGAGGGCACCGCCTCCGTCACCTACGACACCGACCGCCGGGTCGGCTGCCGCTGGAAGTCCGAGGGCTCCTCCTCCTCGCACAGCCTGTTCATCGACTTCGAGCGCGTCGTGTCCTACGACCCCGCGGTGAGCGACGACGACCGCGCCCGCGAGGTGTACACGAAGAAGGAGACCGCCGCCGGCCTGTCCTCCCCCTCCGCGACCCCCGACGCCACGGAGAGCGCGGAGAGCACGGAGGGCGGCGACGGCAAGGGCGAGAAGAAGCAGACGCCCCCAGCCGACTCCGACGAAGCCTCCGGAGAGACCTCCGACGACACGTCCGGCGACGCCTCCGAATCCACCTCGCACGCCCTGACCGGCCCCACCCCCGAGGGCAAGAGCACCGACGACGAGAACACCGACGACGGCGCAGGCGCCCCGGACGAGAGCCTTCAGCCACGCATCCTCGACGACCTCGGCGACAGTGCATTTCTGGACGATCTGCTCACCCGGGCAGGTTCCACCGCACAACACCGCACGGTGAAGGTGGTATTCCGCACATCGAACGTCATCGTGACCGTCGAGTACACCGAGCAGCCGGCCGTCTCCACCGCCGTCCCCGACAGCAAGGAACTGCAGGAGAAGGCCCAGGCACTGGCCCGGAAGCTGGTCGACGAGTTCAGCGAATGA
- a CDS encoding FAD-dependent monooxygenase, with product MTTTPSTAPETVDVLIVGAGPTGLLLAGDLAAQGVSVTLVERRPSRTSNMTRAFAVHARTLELLDSRGLADELIRTGTPLTSLRFFGKLSLDLSRLHTRFPFVLITPQYEVERLLERRARTAGVHFRHDTELTTLHQSPASQSVTAELREPDGSRTTLAARYLVGTDGMRSPVRHALGLPFPGKSVIRSIVLADVRLAEKPSDILTVSGGGDAFAFIAPFGDGWYRVMGWHRGRQAADSDPVDLDELREICRVALGSDFGMYDARWISRFHSDERQVPSYRTGRVFLAGDAAHVHSPAGGQGMNTGLQDAANLSWKLAAVLRGHTADPEALLDSYHAERHPVGATVLRTSGALVRLAMARTPLQRTVRTLVARTLATVRPASDKAIGMVSGIAIAYRAPRGAHPLTAKRAPDLSLREGRLHQLLRDGTFVLVTPTGAAIPASPAPLVHAHWQGDRTTTLLVRPDGYIAWASDHPDSAALQAALTR from the coding sequence ATGACCACCACCCCGAGCACCGCACCCGAGACCGTCGACGTACTCATCGTGGGCGCGGGCCCCACCGGCCTGCTGCTGGCAGGGGATCTCGCAGCCCAGGGCGTCTCCGTCACGCTCGTGGAGCGCCGCCCGAGCCGGACCAGCAACATGACGCGCGCCTTCGCCGTACACGCCCGCACGCTCGAACTGCTCGACAGCCGCGGCCTGGCCGACGAGCTGATCAGGACGGGCACGCCCCTCACCTCCCTGCGCTTCTTCGGAAAGCTCTCGCTCGACCTCTCCCGGCTGCACACGCGCTTCCCGTTCGTGCTGATCACCCCGCAGTACGAGGTGGAGCGCCTGCTGGAGCGCCGGGCCCGCACCGCCGGCGTCCACTTCCGGCACGACACGGAGCTGACCACGCTCCACCAGAGCCCCGCATCGCAATCCGTCACCGCCGAACTGCGCGAGCCGGACGGCAGCCGGACGACCCTCGCCGCCCGCTACCTCGTCGGTACCGACGGGATGCGCAGCCCCGTGCGCCATGCGCTCGGGCTCCCCTTCCCCGGCAAATCCGTGATCCGGTCGATCGTCCTCGCCGACGTCCGGCTCGCCGAGAAGCCCTCCGACATCCTGACGGTCAGCGGCGGCGGAGACGCCTTCGCCTTCATCGCTCCCTTCGGCGACGGCTGGTACCGCGTGATGGGGTGGCACCGCGGGCGCCAGGCCGCCGACAGCGACCCCGTCGACCTCGACGAGCTGCGCGAGATCTGCCGCGTCGCCCTCGGCTCCGACTTCGGCATGTACGACGCCCGCTGGATCTCCCGCTTCCACAGCGACGAACGCCAGGTGCCGTCCTACCGGACCGGCCGGGTCTTCCTCGCCGGGGACGCCGCCCACGTCCACTCCCCGGCGGGCGGTCAGGGCATGAACACCGGCCTCCAGGACGCCGCGAACCTCTCCTGGAAGCTCGCCGCCGTACTGCGGGGGCACACGGCCGACCCGGAGGCGCTCCTCGACAGCTATCACGCCGAACGGCACCCGGTCGGCGCGACCGTGCTCCGCACCAGCGGCGCGCTCGTCCGCCTCGCCATGGCCCGCACCCCGCTCCAGCGGACGGTCAGGACCCTGGTGGCCAGAACACTGGCCACCGTCCGGCCCGCCTCCGACAAGGCCATCGGCATGGTCTCCGGCATCGCCATCGCCTACCGGGCCCCGCGCGGCGCACACCCCCTGACCGCGAAGCGCGCCCCCGACCTGAGCCTGCGCGAGGGCCGCCTGCACCAGCTGTTGCGCGACGGCACGTTCGTCCTGGTCACCCCCACCGGCGCCGCCATTCCGGCATCACCGGCCCCACTGGTGCACGCCCACTGGCAGGGCGACCGCACCACCACCCTGCTCGTCCGCCCCGACGGCTACATCGCCTGGGCGAGCGACCACCCCGACTCGGCGGCCCTGCAGGCCGCACTCACCCGATGA
- a CDS encoding NAD(P)H-binding protein has protein sequence MLTLVTGCRGRIGSTLVSLLHRDGHAVRAASRTPEDLAATATALPAGVPVVACDLGDPATFEAALDGVDSVFLYAEPSGIDAFLSAAETAGVGHVVLLSSSSVLAPDPQDNPIAASHHAVEQALLASPLTTTLLRPGAFASNAYQWAQSVRAHGTVDLPYPNSHTSPIDATDIAEAALAVLTDPRLQGEAYHLTGPESLTAAEQVGLLAAASGRPIAINTVTGAAWKKSVAGFVPEAFADALLAYTAASDGIPDEVTGDVEKLTGHPARTFAAWAEENAAAFRP, from the coding sequence ATGCTCACTCTCGTCACCGGATGCCGGGGCCGTATCGGCTCCACGCTCGTCTCGCTGCTGCACCGCGACGGCCACGCCGTCCGCGCCGCCTCACGCACCCCCGAGGACCTCGCCGCCACGGCCACCGCACTGCCCGCCGGTGTACCCGTCGTGGCCTGCGACCTCGGCGACCCGGCCACCTTCGAAGCCGCTCTGGACGGCGTCGATTCCGTCTTCCTCTACGCCGAGCCGTCCGGCATCGACGCCTTCCTGTCGGCGGCCGAGACGGCCGGGGTCGGCCACGTCGTGCTGCTCTCCTCCAGCTCGGTCCTGGCCCCGGACCCCCAGGACAACCCGATCGCGGCCTCCCACCACGCGGTGGAGCAGGCCCTGCTCGCCTCACCCCTCACCACGACGCTGCTGCGCCCAGGGGCCTTCGCCTCCAACGCGTACCAGTGGGCGCAGTCGGTACGGGCCCATGGCACCGTCGACCTCCCCTACCCCAACAGCCACACCAGCCCCATCGACGCGACGGACATCGCCGAGGCCGCCCTCGCCGTGCTCACCGACCCTCGCCTCCAGGGCGAGGCGTACCACCTGACCGGCCCCGAATCGCTCACCGCCGCCGAGCAGGTCGGCCTGCTGGCGGCGGCGTCCGGGCGCCCCATCGCCATCAACACCGTGACCGGGGCGGCCTGGAAGAAGTCCGTCGCCGGCTTCGTGCCCGAGGCGTTCGCCGACGCGCTGCTCGCGTACACGGCCGCTTCGGACGGCATCCCGGACGAGGTGACCGGCGACGTCGAGAAGCTGACCGGCCACCCGGCCCGCACCTTCGCCGCCTGGGCCGAGGAGAACGCCGCCGCCTTCCGCCCCTGA
- a CDS encoding TIGR03086 family metal-binding protein gives MTKISELLDTAVGPAVAVLDGIDDNSLGAPTPCAEYDVRALINHLFQVIVNFQALAARQEADFGTTPDVVTGDWRTRFGEEAAKLVAAWAVPGADEGTTGAMGLPARTVGNMVLGDLTVHAWDLARATGQDFTPDESVLGEIGTALASMAPMARKAKVFGEPHPVPDGAGPFDEVLALTGRDPGWRPPVA, from the coding sequence ATGACGAAGATCAGTGAGTTGCTGGATACGGCCGTCGGACCGGCCGTGGCCGTGCTGGACGGGATCGACGACAACAGCCTCGGCGCGCCCACGCCGTGCGCGGAGTACGACGTACGGGCCCTGATCAACCATCTCTTCCAGGTGATCGTCAACTTCCAGGCCCTGGCGGCCAGGCAGGAGGCCGACTTCGGTACGACGCCGGACGTCGTCACCGGGGACTGGCGGACCCGCTTCGGCGAGGAGGCGGCCAAGCTGGTGGCGGCCTGGGCCGTGCCCGGCGCGGACGAGGGGACCACGGGGGCCATGGGGCTTCCGGCCAGGACCGTCGGGAACATGGTGCTGGGCGATCTGACCGTCCACGCCTGGGACTTGGCGCGGGCCACCGGCCAGGATTTCACCCCGGACGAGTCCGTGCTGGGCGAGATCGGTACCGCGCTGGCCTCGATGGCCCCGATGGCCAGGAAGGCGAAGGTGTTCGGCGAGCCGCACCCCGTACCGGACGGGGCTGGCCCGTTCGACGAGGTGCTCGCTCTGACCGGCCGGGATCCCGGCTGGAGACCGCCCGTCGCCTGA
- a CDS encoding YnfA family protein yields MSIARSVALFVVAALFEIGGAWLVWQGVREHRGWIWIGAGVIALGAYGFVATLQPDGEFGRILAAYGGVFVAGSIVWGMAADGYRPDRWDVIGALICLAGMAVIMYAPRNS; encoded by the coding sequence ATGTCGATCGCCCGATCCGTTGCTCTGTTCGTCGTCGCCGCGCTTTTCGAGATCGGGGGCGCCTGGCTGGTCTGGCAGGGCGTGCGTGAGCACCGGGGCTGGATCTGGATCGGGGCGGGCGTCATCGCGCTGGGTGCCTACGGCTTCGTCGCAACGCTCCAGCCGGACGGCGAGTTCGGCCGCATCCTCGCGGCGTACGGCGGGGTCTTCGTCGCCGGTTCGATCGTCTGGGGCATGGCCGCCGACGGCTACCGCCCCGACCGCTGGGACGTGATCGGGGCGCTGATCTGCCTGGCCGGCATGGCGGTCATCATGTACGCCCCCCGCAACTCCTGA
- a CDS encoding SDR family NAD(P)-dependent oxidoreductase, giving the protein MAATPIAVITGASSGIGAATARQLATAGYRVVVTARRKDRIEALAAEINEAGHQATAYELDVTDRDAVNEFATAFRTLAVLVNNAGGALGADPVASGDPADWRQMYETNVIGTLNVTQALLPALTASGDGTVVILSSTAGLSTYEGGGGYVAAKHGEHVLAETLRLEIVGTPVRVIEVAPGMVKTEEFATTRFRGDTEKAAKVYAGVDAPLTADDVADTISWAVTRPSHVNIDLLVVRPRAQASNSKVHRTA; this is encoded by the coding sequence ATGGCCGCCACCCCGATTGCCGTCATCACCGGAGCGAGCAGCGGCATCGGCGCCGCGACCGCCCGACAGCTCGCCACCGCCGGCTACCGCGTCGTGGTGACCGCCCGCCGCAAGGACCGCATCGAGGCGCTCGCCGCCGAGATCAACGAGGCGGGCCACCAGGCCACGGCCTACGAGCTGGACGTCACAGACCGCGACGCGGTGAACGAGTTCGCCACGGCGTTCCGCACCCTCGCCGTCCTCGTCAACAACGCGGGAGGCGCGCTCGGGGCCGACCCCGTCGCCAGCGGCGACCCCGCGGACTGGCGCCAGATGTACGAGACCAACGTCATCGGCACGCTCAACGTCACCCAGGCACTGCTCCCCGCCCTCACCGCGAGCGGCGACGGCACGGTGGTGATCCTGTCCTCCACGGCGGGCCTCTCCACGTACGAGGGCGGCGGCGGTTACGTGGCCGCCAAGCACGGCGAGCACGTCCTGGCCGAGACGCTGCGCCTGGAGATCGTCGGCACCCCGGTCCGCGTCATCGAGGTCGCCCCCGGCATGGTCAAGACCGAGGAGTTCGCCACCACCCGCTTCCGCGGCGACACCGAGAAGGCCGCCAAGGTGTACGCGGGCGTCGACGCCCCCCTCACCGCGGACGACGTGGCCGACACCATCTCCTGGGCCGTCACCCGGCCCAGTCACGTCAACATCGACCTCCTGGTCGTCCGCCCCCGCGCCCAGGCCTCCAACTCCAAGGTCCACCGCACCGCCTGA
- a CDS encoding MarR family winged helix-turn-helix transcriptional regulator, giving the protein MSQKSQPGRGALMAELTVESRRYMAAYALFNQAVADHLRLHPTDLQCLNLLGLEAGPVTTGRVAELTGLTTGSATRLVDRLERGGYVRRERDTADRRRVLVATVPERMAEIGAVWERLNGAWAAMFEAYDDEEVALLITHMRRTVELSALQVEALRQADGGT; this is encoded by the coding sequence ATGTCGCAGAAGTCCCAGCCCGGCCGCGGTGCGCTGATGGCCGAGCTGACCGTCGAGTCACGCCGCTACATGGCCGCCTACGCGCTCTTCAACCAGGCCGTCGCGGACCATCTGCGGCTCCACCCGACCGATCTCCAGTGCCTCAACCTGCTCGGCCTGGAGGCGGGGCCGGTCACCACGGGCCGTGTCGCGGAGCTGACCGGGCTGACCACTGGGTCGGCGACCCGGCTGGTCGACCGGCTGGAGCGGGGCGGGTACGTGAGGCGCGAGCGGGACACCGCCGACCGCCGACGGGTGCTCGTCGCGACCGTGCCGGAGCGGATGGCGGAGATCGGTGCGGTGTGGGAGCGGCTGAACGGGGCCTGGGCGGCGATGTTCGAGGCGTACGACGACGAAGAAGTGGCCCTGCTCATCACCCACATGCGGCGGACGGTCGAGCTGAGCGCACTGCAGGTCGAGGCATTGCGGCAGGCCGACGGCGGCACGTGA
- a CDS encoding universal stress protein: MRFPVVVGVDGSEGSLRALDWAAAEAARTRLPLRVVHASLWEHYEGLRPPADPQVPGEQLLAEHLVASARDRVRDLSPEVSVVADVQPEDPVATLVRESHEASLVVLGSRGRGRIAGMLLGSVGLALAGRSHCPVVVIPARQPGTPATPGSVVVGISNATGPSAAAVFALTQAASRHGELTAVRAWRRPAHALLSHPPLPGSSSSAYRRQAEEHLEEVLKALETLEARKKQDRQDAQDSQEAHDDGSGAVVIHRSVAQGPAHQVLIEAAETAELLVVGARRAGGWHGLQLGPVNHAVLHYSPCPVAIVPDTYQG; the protein is encoded by the coding sequence ATGAGGTTCCCGGTGGTCGTCGGGGTGGACGGCTCGGAGGGCAGCCTGCGAGCCCTGGACTGGGCCGCGGCGGAAGCGGCCCGCACCCGGCTCCCCCTGCGCGTCGTCCACGCGTCGCTGTGGGAGCACTACGAGGGCCTGCGGCCCCCCGCCGACCCCCAGGTCCCCGGCGAACAGCTCCTCGCCGAGCATCTGGTCGCCTCGGCCCGGGACCGGGTGCGGGATCTCAGTCCCGAGGTGAGCGTGGTGGCCGACGTGCAGCCCGAGGACCCGGTGGCCACCCTCGTACGGGAGAGCCACGAGGCCTCACTCGTCGTCCTGGGCTCCCGGGGCCGGGGCCGGATCGCCGGAATGCTCCTGGGGTCCGTGGGGCTCGCGCTGGCCGGCCGGTCGCACTGCCCGGTCGTGGTGATTCCGGCGCGGCAGCCCGGCACACCGGCGACACCCGGGAGCGTCGTCGTCGGCATCAGCAACGCCACCGGTCCGTCGGCCGCCGCCGTCTTCGCCCTGACCCAGGCCGCGTCGCGACACGGCGAGCTCACCGCCGTACGCGCCTGGCGCCGCCCCGCGCACGCGCTCCTCAGCCACCCGCCGCTCCCCGGCTCCTCCTCGTCCGCCTACCGCCGCCAGGCCGAGGAACACCTCGAAGAGGTCCTGAAGGCCCTGGAAACCCTGGAGGCACGGAAGAAGCAGGACAGGCAGGACGCGCAGGACAGCCAGGAGGCCCACGACGACGGCTCCGGAGCCGTCGTCATCCACCGGTCGGTGGCGCAGGGACCGGCGCACCAGGTACTGATCGAAGCCGCCGAGACCGCGGAACTCCTGGTCGTCGGCGCCCGGCGGGCCGGCGGATGGCACGGACTCCAACTGGGCCCGGTCAACCACGCGGTGCTGCACTACTCGCCCTGCCCCGTCGCCATCGTCCCGGACACGTACCAGGGCTGA
- a CDS encoding TetR/AcrR family transcriptional regulator, whose translation MTEPVAAPRRSDATKAAILDAARERFAADGYERATIRAIARDANIDPSMVMRYYGNKEGLFVAASAIDLRIPDLGAMPGKHVGAVLVGHFLDRWEGDDVLTGMLRVSVTNEAGAERMRAIFAGQIGAVTTGVCPVPAEAARRAVLVASQILGMALARYVLRFGPAVEMSREEVIAWLAPTVQRYLTAEKP comes from the coding sequence ATGACAGAGCCCGTCGCCGCGCCCCGCCGTTCGGATGCCACCAAGGCCGCGATCCTCGATGCCGCGCGCGAGCGGTTCGCCGCCGACGGGTACGAGCGCGCGACCATCCGTGCCATCGCCCGTGACGCGAACATCGACCCGTCGATGGTCATGCGCTACTACGGCAACAAGGAGGGGCTCTTCGTCGCCGCCTCCGCGATCGACCTGCGGATACCCGACCTGGGGGCGATGCCGGGCAAGCACGTGGGTGCGGTGCTCGTCGGGCATTTCCTGGACCGCTGGGAGGGCGACGACGTCCTCACGGGCATGCTCAGGGTCAGCGTCACCAACGAAGCGGGCGCGGAGCGGATGAGGGCGATCTTCGCCGGGCAGATCGGCGCGGTCACGACCGGGGTCTGCCCCGTCCCGGCCGAAGCGGCCCGCCGTGCGGTGCTCGTCGCCTCGCAGATACTGGGGATGGCGCTCGCGCGCTACGTGCTTCGGTTCGGGCCCGCCGTCGAGATGTCGCGCGAGGAAGTGATCGCCTGGCTCGCGCCCACCGTCCAGCGCTACCTGACCGCCGAGAAGCCGTAG